The following are from one region of the Hyla sarda isolate aHylSar1 chromosome 6, aHylSar1.hap1, whole genome shotgun sequence genome:
- the LOC130277518 gene encoding uncharacterized protein LOC130277518 produces MLKEFEGFLRQGSAGEMKKAMLSPENEIITLIISDSSPNLVNQSVQSAFGSRISLVPTLSPRTSVTRHDDIIFRSIFRLIPSPSLGMSISVRDDILSRLVLQLVPSPSVSVGSCDVASSSRDARRFHQESPSLPDITFSTQHSACSFSMIQIIRGMVYGVRNGRREFDIWRRYLTLQLRISPRDCTRLYSKIKIKESFGCLNYKKNNNT; encoded by the exons ATGCTGAAAGAGTTTGAAGGGTTTCTTAGACAGGGAAGCGCAGGAGAGATGAAGAAG GCCATGCTCAGTCCAGAAAATGAAATCATCACTCTCATCATCTCTGATTCTAGTCCAAACTTAGTTAATCAAAGTGTCCAAAGTGCATTTGGGTCACGA ATCTCATTGGTTCCCACACTGTCGCCTAGGACGTCAGTCACAAGGCATGATGACATCATCTTCCGGAGTATCTTCCGATTGATTCCTTCCCCATCACTTGGGATGTCAATCTCTGTACGTGATGACATCCTCTCTCGACTTGTCCTCCAGTTGGTTCCGTCACCATCGGTCTCcgtcgggtcatgtgatgttgcGTCATCCTCACGTGACGCGCGTAG GTTTCACCAGGAATCTCCATCTCTCCCGGATATCACATTCAGCACTCAACACTCGG CTTGCTCCTTCTCCATGATTCAAATCATACGAG GAATGGTATATGGAGTAAGGAATGGAAGGAGGGAGTTTGATATATGGAGAAGGTACCTAACCCTTCAGCTAAGAATTTCTCCTAGGGATTGCACCCGgttatatagtaaaataaaaataaaggagtCTTTTGGATGCCTTaactacaaaaaaaataacaacactTGA